The Kluyvera intermedia genome window below encodes:
- the lacI gene encoding DNA-binding transcriptional repressor LacI: protein MKPVTLYDVAEYAGVSYQTVSRVMNQASHVSAKTREKVEAAMAQLNYIPNRVAQQLAGKQSLLIGVATSSLALHAPSQIVAAIKSRADQLGASVVVSMVERSSVEACKAAVHNLLAQRVSGLIINYPLDDEDAIAVEAACANVPALFLDVSDQTPINSIIFSHEDGTRLGVEHLIALGHQQIALLAGPLSSVSARLRLADWHKYLTRNQIHPIAEREGDWSAMSGFQQTMQMLNEGIVPTAMLVANDQMALGAMRAITESGLRVGADISVVGYDDTEDSSCYIPPLTTIKQDFRLLGKTSVDRLLKLSQGQAVKSNQLLPVSLVKRKTTLPPNTQTTSPRTLADSLMQLARQVSRLESGQ, encoded by the coding sequence GTGAAACCAGTAACGCTATACGATGTCGCAGAGTATGCCGGTGTCTCTTATCAGACCGTTTCCCGCGTGATGAACCAGGCCAGCCACGTCTCTGCGAAAACGCGGGAAAAGGTGGAAGCGGCGATGGCGCAGCTGAACTACATTCCCAACCGCGTGGCACAACAACTGGCGGGCAAACAGTCGTTGCTGATTGGCGTTGCTACCTCCAGTCTGGCCCTGCACGCGCCGTCGCAAATTGTCGCGGCGATTAAATCTCGCGCCGATCAACTGGGTGCCAGCGTGGTGGTGTCGATGGTAGAACGAAGCAGCGTCGAAGCCTGTAAAGCGGCTGTACATAACCTTCTCGCGCAACGCGTCAGTGGTCTGATCATTAACTATCCGCTGGATGACGAGGATGCCATTGCTGTGGAAGCTGCCTGCGCTAATGTTCCGGCCCTATTTCTTGATGTCTCTGACCAGACTCCCATCAACAGTATTATTTTTTCCCATGAAGACGGTACGCGACTGGGCGTGGAGCATCTGATCGCATTGGGTCACCAGCAAATCGCGTTGTTAGCCGGTCCATTAAGTTCTGTCTCGGCGCGTCTGCGTCTGGCGGACTGGCATAAATATCTCACACGCAATCAAATTCATCCGATAGCGGAACGGGAAGGCGACTGGAGTGCCATGTCCGGTTTTCAACAAACTATGCAAATGCTGAATGAGGGCATCGTTCCCACTGCGATGCTGGTTGCCAACGATCAGATGGCGCTGGGCGCAATGCGCGCTATTACCGAGTCCGGGCTGCGCGTTGGTGCGGATATCTCGGTAGTGGGATACGACGATACCGAAGACAGCTCGTGTTATATCCCGCCGTTAACCACCATCAAACAGGATTTTCGCCTGCTGGGGAAAACTAGCGTGGACCGCTTGCTGAAACTCTCTCAGGGCCAGGCGGTGAAGAGCAATCAGCTGTTGCCCGTCTCACTGGTGAAAAGAAAAACCACCCTACCGCCCAATACGCAAACCACCTCTCCCCGCACGTTGGCAGATTCCTTAATGCAGCTGGCACGACAAGTTTCCCGACTTGAAAGCGGGCAGTGA
- the lacZ gene encoding beta-galactosidase, translating to MTMITDSLAVVLQRRDWENPGVTQLNRLAAHPPFASWRNSEEARTDRPSQESRSLNGEWRFAWFPAPEAVPESWLERDLPDADTVIVPSNWQMHGYDAPIYTNVTYPIAVNPPYVPTENPTGCYSLTFNIDESWLQEGQTRIIFDGVNSAFHLWCNGRWVGYGQDSRLPSEFDLSAFLHAGENRLAVMVLRWSNGNYLEDQDMWRMSGIFRDVSLLHKPTTQISDFHVVTHFNDDFSRAVLEAKVQMYGVLRDELRVTVSLWQGETQVASGTAPFGGEIIDERGGYANRVTLRLNVENPALWSAEIPNLYRAVIELHTADGMLIEAEACDVGFREVRIENGLLLLNGKPLLIRGVNRHEHHPLHGQVMDEQTMVQDILLMKQNNFNAVRCSHYPNHPLWYTLCDRYGLYVVDEANIETHGMVPMNRLTDDPLWLPAMSERVTRMVQRDRNHPSVIIWSLGNESGHGANHDALYRWIKSVDPSRPVQYEGGGADTSATDIICPMYARVDEDQPFPAVPKWSIKKWLSLPGELRPLILCEYAHAMGNSLGGFAKYWQAFRQYPRLQGGFVWDWVDQSLIKYDENGNPWSAYGGDFGDTPNDRQFCMNGLVFADRTPHPALTEAKHQQQFFQFRLSGQTIEVTSEYLFRHSDNELLRWMVALDGKLLTSGEVPLDVAPQGKQLIELPELPQPESTGQLWLTVHVVQPNATTWSAAGHISAWQQWRLAENLSVTQPSAPHAIPQLTTSETDFCIELGNKRWQFNRLSGLLSQMWIGDEKQLLTPLRDQFTRAPLDNDIGVSETTRIDPNAWVERWKAAGHYQAEAALLQCTADTLADAVLITTVHAWQHQGKTLFISRKTYRIDGSGQMAITVDVEVASNTPHPARIGLTCQLAQVAERVNWLGLGPQENYPDRLTAACFDRWDLPLSDMYTPYVFPSENGLRCGTRELNYGPHQWRGDFQFNISRYSQQQLMETSHRHLLHAEEGTWLNIDGFHMGIGGDDSWSPSVSAEFQLSAGRYHYQLLWCQK from the coding sequence ATGACAATGATTACGGATTCACTGGCCGTCGTATTACAACGTCGTGACTGGGAAAACCCTGGCGTTACCCAACTTAATCGCCTTGCGGCACATCCCCCTTTCGCCAGCTGGCGTAATAGCGAAGAGGCTCGCACCGATCGCCCTTCCCAAGAGTCGCGCAGCCTGAATGGTGAATGGCGCTTTGCCTGGTTTCCGGCACCAGAAGCGGTACCAGAAAGCTGGCTGGAGCGCGATCTTCCTGACGCCGATACTGTCATCGTCCCCTCAAACTGGCAGATGCACGGTTACGATGCGCCTATCTACACCAACGTGACCTATCCCATTGCGGTCAATCCACCGTATGTTCCCACGGAGAATCCGACGGGTTGTTACTCGCTCACATTTAATATTGATGAAAGCTGGCTACAGGAAGGCCAGACGCGAATTATTTTTGATGGTGTTAACTCGGCGTTTCATTTGTGGTGCAACGGGCGCTGGGTCGGTTACGGACAGGACAGTCGTTTGCCGTCTGAATTTGACCTGAGCGCATTTTTACACGCCGGAGAAAACCGCCTCGCGGTGATGGTGCTGCGCTGGAGTAACGGCAATTATCTGGAAGATCAGGATATGTGGCGGATGAGCGGCATTTTCCGTGACGTCTCGTTGCTGCACAAACCGACCACACAAATCAGCGATTTCCATGTTGTTACTCACTTTAATGATGATTTCAGCCGCGCTGTACTGGAGGCAAAAGTTCAGATGTACGGCGTGCTGCGCGATGAGCTGAGGGTGACGGTTTCTTTGTGGCAGGGTGAAACACAGGTCGCCAGCGGCACCGCGCCTTTCGGCGGTGAAATTATCGATGAGCGTGGCGGTTATGCCAATCGCGTCACGCTACGTCTGAACGTCGAAAACCCGGCGCTGTGGAGCGCCGAAATCCCGAATCTCTACCGTGCGGTGATTGAACTGCACACCGCCGACGGCATGCTGATTGAAGCAGAAGCCTGCGATGTCGGTTTCCGCGAGGTGCGGATTGAAAATGGCCTGCTGCTGCTGAACGGCAAGCCGTTGTTGATTCGCGGTGTTAACCGTCACGAGCATCATCCTCTGCATGGTCAGGTCATGGATGAGCAGACGATGGTGCAGGATATCCTGCTGATGAAGCAGAACAACTTTAACGCCGTGCGCTGTTCGCATTATCCGAATCATCCGCTGTGGTACACGTTGTGCGACCGCTACGGCCTGTACGTGGTGGATGAAGCCAATATTGAAACCCACGGCATGGTGCCAATGAATCGTCTGACCGATGATCCGCTCTGGCTACCCGCGATGAGCGAACGCGTAACGCGAATGGTGCAGCGCGATCGTAATCACCCGAGTGTGATCATCTGGTCGCTGGGGAATGAATCAGGCCACGGTGCTAATCACGATGCGCTCTATCGCTGGATTAAATCTGTCGATCCTTCCCGCCCGGTACAGTATGAAGGCGGCGGAGCCGACACCTCCGCAACCGATATTATTTGCCCGATGTACGCGCGTGTGGATGAAGACCAGCCCTTCCCGGCTGTGCCGAAATGGTCCATCAAAAAATGGCTTTCGCTGCCTGGAGAACTGCGTCCGCTGATCCTTTGCGAATATGCCCACGCAATGGGTAACAGTCTTGGTGGCTTCGCTAAATACTGGCAGGCGTTTCGTCAATACCCCCGTTTACAGGGCGGCTTCGTCTGGGACTGGGTCGATCAATCACTGATTAAATATGATGAAAACGGCAACCCGTGGTCGGCTTACGGCGGTGATTTTGGCGATACGCCGAACGATCGCCAGTTCTGCATGAACGGTCTGGTCTTTGCAGACCGCACGCCGCATCCAGCGCTGACAGAAGCAAAACACCAGCAGCAGTTTTTCCAGTTCCGTTTATCCGGGCAAACCATCGAAGTGACCAGCGAATACCTGTTCCGTCATAGCGATAACGAGCTCCTGCGCTGGATGGTGGCGCTGGATGGCAAGCTGCTGACAAGCGGTGAAGTGCCTCTGGATGTCGCTCCACAAGGAAAACAGTTGATTGAACTGCCTGAACTACCGCAGCCGGAGAGCACCGGGCAACTCTGGCTAACGGTTCACGTAGTGCAACCGAACGCGACCACATGGTCAGCAGCCGGGCACATCAGCGCCTGGCAGCAATGGCGTCTGGCGGAAAACCTCAGCGTGACACAACCCTCCGCGCCCCACGCCATCCCGCAACTGACCACCAGCGAAACGGATTTTTGCATCGAACTTGGTAATAAGCGTTGGCAATTTAACCGGTTGTCAGGTCTTCTTTCACAAATGTGGATCGGCGATGAAAAACAACTGCTGACGCCGCTGCGCGATCAATTCACCCGTGCACCGCTGGATAATGACATTGGCGTAAGTGAAACGACCCGCATTGACCCTAACGCCTGGGTCGAACGCTGGAAGGCGGCGGGCCATTACCAGGCCGAAGCAGCGTTGTTGCAGTGCACGGCAGATACACTTGCCGACGCGGTGCTGATTACCACGGTCCACGCGTGGCAGCATCAGGGGAAAACCTTATTTATCAGCCGGAAAACCTACCGGATTGATGGAAGTGGTCAAATGGCGATTACCGTTGATGTTGAAGTGGCGAGCAATACGCCACATCCGGCGCGGATTGGCCTGACCTGCCAGCTGGCGCAGGTAGCAGAGCGGGTAAACTGGCTCGGATTAGGGCCGCAAGAAAACTATCCCGACCGCCTTACTGCGGCCTGTTTTGACCGCTGGGATCTGCCATTGTCAGACATGTATACCCCGTACGTCTTCCCGAGCGAAAACGGTCTGCGCTGCGGGACGCGCGAATTGAATTATGGCCCACACCAGTGGCGCGGCGACTTCCAGTTCAACATCAGCCGCTAC